One part of the Sphingopyxis sp. PAMC25046 genome encodes these proteins:
- the traU gene encoding conjugal transfer pilus assembly protein TraU codes for MSRKNRLLTWICCALLACSLSLAAASPAQASAGPGRCTGKFVNPITDICWSCLFPISVGGLKIWPSSRPDTSNPTLPVCLCGLRPGIAMGFWEPVRLADVSMKPWCFVNLGGMKLDPGFDIGFKSMAGPSAVGGATQYNSQWHVHWYAYPLIYWMEIVADFLCLEQGSVDILYITEIDPLWQDSELTAIINPEAVLFANPLALAACAADCVAATAKLPTDELFWCAGCQGSMYPLNGNVSATIGHVQASRLALARFSYKLHRELVAWGTMGSKGLCGKYLMPVMRKQQYRFQATNPNPQTKGRYACAPIGASTTFMSAGQVYPAIGEDMGYLVWRKRNCCAL; via the coding sequence ATGAGCAGAAAAAATCGTCTTCTCACATGGATATGCTGCGCGCTCCTTGCCTGCAGTCTCAGCCTTGCTGCGGCTTCGCCAGCGCAGGCATCTGCCGGTCCGGGCCGCTGCACGGGCAAGTTCGTCAATCCGATCACCGACATCTGCTGGTCGTGCCTGTTTCCGATCTCGGTTGGCGGTCTGAAGATCTGGCCGTCGAGCCGTCCCGACACGAGCAACCCGACGCTTCCCGTTTGCCTCTGCGGTTTGCGGCCGGGCATCGCCATGGGCTTCTGGGAGCCGGTACGCCTTGCCGACGTCAGCATGAAGCCCTGGTGCTTCGTCAATCTCGGCGGGATGAAACTCGATCCCGGCTTCGACATCGGGTTCAAGTCGATGGCGGGTCCTTCGGCGGTGGGCGGCGCGACGCAGTACAATTCGCAGTGGCATGTCCACTGGTATGCCTATCCGCTGATCTACTGGATGGAGATCGTTGCTGATTTCCTGTGCCTCGAGCAGGGCTCGGTCGACATTCTCTACATCACCGAGATCGATCCGCTCTGGCAGGACAGCGAACTCACCGCGATCATCAATCCCGAAGCGGTTCTGTTCGCCAATCCGCTCGCGCTTGCGGCCTGTGCGGCTGACTGCGTTGCTGCGACGGCCAAGCTCCCGACCGACGAACTCTTCTGGTGCGCGGGATGCCAGGGCAGCATGTATCCTTTAAACGGCAATGTCTCGGCGACGATCGGGCATGTCCAGGCATCGCGGCTCGCCCTCGCCCGCTTCTCCTACAAGCTCCACCGCGAACTTGTCGCCTGGGGCACGATGGGCAGCAAGGGGCTTTGCGGCAAGTATCTGATGCCAGTGATGAGGAAGCAGCAATACCGCTTCCAGGCCACCAATCCCAATCCGCAGACCAAGGGCCGCTACGCCTGCGCGCCCATTGGCGCCTCCACCACCTTCATGTCGGCAGGTCAGGTCTATCCCGCCATCGGCGAGGACATGGGTTATCTGGTCTGGCGCAAACGGAACTGCTGCGCGCTATGA
- a CDS encoding TrbI F-type domain-containing protein: MKNILATQSLRGRMGAVNWTAVVLGLSMGGSALWGVWATDKLLALDQREVVTVQLSRIMGDFIEAEARAGRPPEETKMRVQAYLQAVEASVEHLGREGRTVLVAEAVVAGSTPDLTEAVRADVARRVGAIPDARR, translated from the coding sequence GTGAAGAACATATTGGCAACACAGTCCCTGCGCGGCCGCATGGGTGCCGTGAACTGGACCGCCGTCGTGCTCGGTTTGAGCATGGGCGGCTCGGCGCTCTGGGGCGTCTGGGCTACCGACAAGCTGCTCGCGCTCGACCAGCGCGAAGTGGTGACCGTGCAGCTGAGCCGCATCATGGGCGACTTCATCGAAGCCGAGGCGCGCGCAGGCCGACCGCCAGAAGAAACCAAGATGCGCGTCCAGGCCTATCTCCAGGCGGTCGAGGCCTCGGTCGAACATCTGGGCCGCGAGGGCCGCACGGTCCTTGTCGCCGAAGCGGTGGTGGCCGGCAGCACGCCTGATCTCACCGAAGCCGTGCGCGCCGATGTCGCGCGCCGCGTGGGGGCGATTCCCGATGCGCGCCGCTGA
- a CDS encoding conjugal transfer protein TraV, with amino-acid sequence MGFSHRILASACLVVLTSGCATFGTNIEGDFTCRAPKGDCAPSQVIDARATRGLSATGPVHDGLRPPVPVASGDQGRTSERTLRIVFPAHIDETGTLHDDAVAWAVVENPRWAAELRRKAGEDTAPPLMRQLRRQLKAAQAKSDLLEETTTLPAAEQPEAETFDLGQPFQPSSSIEDIPSASPLVLPSTAREAVAGASAPAVEGFDMAQPPHDRTPRPSADKAPLIYPTIEAIEAAKNAAKAQKEPK; translated from the coding sequence ATGGGATTTTCCCACCGTATTCTCGCATCTGCCTGCCTTGTCGTGCTGACCAGCGGCTGCGCCACCTTCGGCACCAATATCGAAGGCGATTTCACCTGCCGTGCCCCCAAGGGCGATTGCGCACCCAGCCAGGTGATCGATGCCCGCGCGACCAGGGGCTTGTCCGCGACCGGACCGGTCCATGACGGCCTGCGTCCTCCTGTCCCCGTGGCATCCGGCGATCAGGGCCGCACCTCCGAGCGTACGCTCAGGATCGTCTTTCCGGCGCACATCGATGAAACCGGGACGCTGCACGACGATGCGGTCGCCTGGGCGGTGGTCGAAAATCCGCGCTGGGCCGCAGAACTGCGCCGCAAGGCAGGCGAGGATACCGCCCCGCCGCTGATGCGGCAGCTCAGGCGCCAGTTGAAGGCCGCACAGGCCAAGAGCGATCTCCTGGAGGAAACCACCACCCTTCCTGCGGCCGAACAGCCCGAAGCCGAGACGTTCGATCTCGGACAGCCCTTTCAGCCTTCGTCCTCGATCGAGGACATCCCCTCTGCCTCGCCGCTGGTCCTCCCCTCCACGGCGCGCGAGGCGGTTGCCGGTGCGAGCGCACCGGCGGTCGAGGGGTTCGACATGGCGCAGCCCCCGCATGATCGAACCCCTCGGCCCTCTGCCGACAAGGCCCCGCTGATCTACCCGACCATCGAGGCGATTGAGGCCGCCAAGAACGCCGCCAAGGCACAGAAGGAGCCCAAGTGA
- the trbC gene encoding type-F conjugative transfer system pilin assembly protein TrbC gives MAGAAAQTSEPELDLEAIRARAKVEASEADALAASARARAEAILSQANDSAAEAQAHGKRYTEQAARSARPESEDVFNFDKMVADAGTMASDGLGEAPRFIAFASLSMPPAALRAMADDVARAGGVVVLRGLPGGSAKTLTAALAKVAGDGGKLDAVGIDPRLFRAFGIETVPTYVVTSSDFDLCDGFDCRTQVPPHDRMSGNVSVSYALETFAQGGGPGALLASQHLARLQRSDP, from the coding sequence ATGGCGGGAGCCGCAGCGCAGACGAGCGAGCCGGAGCTCGATCTCGAAGCGATACGCGCCCGCGCCAAGGTCGAGGCGAGCGAAGCAGATGCGCTTGCCGCCAGTGCCCGCGCGCGCGCCGAAGCTATCCTTAGCCAAGCCAATGACAGCGCCGCCGAAGCCCAGGCACACGGCAAGCGCTACACCGAGCAGGCGGCAAGATCCGCGCGGCCAGAAAGCGAGGATGTCTTCAACTTCGACAAGATGGTGGCCGACGCGGGCACCATGGCCAGCGATGGTCTGGGTGAAGCACCCCGCTTCATCGCTTTTGCGTCGCTCTCGATGCCGCCGGCGGCCTTGCGCGCCATGGCGGACGACGTCGCCCGTGCAGGAGGTGTGGTCGTGCTTCGCGGGCTGCCAGGAGGCAGCGCCAAGACCCTGACCGCAGCGCTCGCGAAAGTCGCAGGGGACGGCGGCAAGCTCGACGCGGTCGGCATCGATCCGCGCCTGTTTCGCGCCTTCGGAATCGAGACGGTCCCCACCTATGTGGTGACCAGCAGCGATTTCGATCTCTGCGATGGCTTCGATTGCCGAACCCAGGTTCCGCCCCATGACCGGATGAGCGGCAATGTCAGCGTGTCCTACGCGCTCGAAACCTTCGCGCAAGGCGGCGGTCCCGGCGCCCTTCTCGCATCCCAGCATCTCGCCCGCCTGCAACGGAGTGACCCATGA
- a CDS encoding S26 family signal peptidase: MRAADLVLHSPTGRRLALWAGLGAAALALTSLAAFSKDHALMINASPSLPYWAIWLDRGALPKRGEIILFDPPASPLLERHFGKKPKPFGKKVSGMPGDIVTEKERSFFVNGRKVAVAKRASRFGEPLALGPTGVVPQGCYFVTTAHKDGFDSRYAAIGWICARRILGVGRPIL; this comes from the coding sequence ATGCGCGCCGCTGATCTTGTCCTCCACTCACCAACCGGGCGGCGCCTCGCGCTGTGGGCAGGGCTTGGCGCTGCAGCGCTCGCGCTCACCTCGCTCGCCGCCTTCTCGAAGGACCACGCGCTGATGATCAACGCCAGTCCGAGCCTGCCTTACTGGGCGATCTGGCTCGATCGCGGCGCGCTGCCAAAGCGCGGCGAGATCATCCTGTTCGATCCGCCCGCCTCGCCGCTGCTCGAAAGGCACTTCGGCAAGAAGCCCAAGCCGTTCGGCAAAAAGGTGAGCGGAATGCCCGGCGACATCGTGACCGAAAAGGAGCGCAGCTTCTTCGTCAATGGCCGCAAGGTTGCGGTAGCCAAGCGCGCAAGCCGTTTCGGCGAGCCGCTGGCGCTCGGACCGACAGGCGTGGTGCCTCAAGGCTGCTATTTCGTCACCACCGCGCACAAGGACGGTTTCGACAGCCGCTATGCGGCGATCGGGTGGATCTGCGCCAGGCGCATTCTCGGGGTCGGGAGGCCGATCCTGTGA
- a CDS encoding TrbI/VirB10 family protein — protein sequence MTDAPSTSTPIQADPASPSPVTSLNAKTARRQKLLLGSLGALALVGGSWFILGGDDSTKSDDPTAAQTIDTAGLINRDLSQREFVATYGNRLDAVTREQKAMKDASLPREEIESQLAALKAENQAMRVDGQAAIDAISAENADLKSRLASQAAPATASLPPPAYGPQAGGYDERGRPVQPAPAGAALGASETGLPGPGEVKLMSFTSDKAGASGLRAARPEAPPVVVEDSPDYLPPNSYAAAKVIVGVDASAGVASQTDPLPVVLRITGPARSVMQNGKVLTTRLQGCIVNGAARGDLSSEKVYVKLARMTCDQPGGRVAVSEVKGFISFAGKSGVRGRVVSREGSLVSQALLAGIVGGFGRGFSANANSVFSGVTTNADGTRSKLSAGDILGGGLGQGAADAADTVSKYLIERAEQYQPVVEMPTGIDVEIVFLDGVYVRNSQ from the coding sequence ATGACTGATGCTCCCTCGACATCAACGCCGATACAGGCCGATCCGGCATCGCCGTCGCCAGTAACCAGTCTCAACGCGAAGACCGCGCGGCGGCAGAAGCTTCTGCTTGGTTCCCTGGGCGCACTCGCGCTTGTCGGCGGCAGCTGGTTCATCCTGGGCGGCGACGACAGCACTAAGAGCGATGATCCGACCGCCGCGCAGACCATCGACACGGCAGGGCTCATCAATCGCGACCTTTCGCAGCGCGAGTTCGTCGCGACCTACGGCAACCGTCTCGATGCCGTGACCCGCGAGCAGAAGGCCATGAAGGACGCGAGCCTCCCGCGCGAGGAAATCGAATCCCAGCTGGCTGCGCTCAAGGCGGAAAACCAGGCCATGCGGGTCGACGGCCAGGCCGCGATCGATGCAATCTCTGCTGAGAACGCGGATCTCAAGTCGCGCCTCGCCAGCCAGGCCGCCCCGGCAACCGCAAGCCTGCCGCCACCGGCCTATGGCCCGCAGGCGGGTGGCTATGATGAGCGCGGTCGACCGGTTCAGCCTGCCCCTGCGGGTGCTGCGCTGGGCGCGAGCGAAACCGGCCTGCCCGGTCCCGGCGAAGTCAAACTCATGAGCTTCACTTCCGACAAGGCAGGAGCCAGCGGCCTCCGGGCGGCTCGCCCGGAAGCGCCGCCGGTCGTGGTCGAGGATTCGCCGGACTATTTGCCGCCCAATTCGTATGCTGCTGCCAAGGTCATCGTCGGCGTCGATGCGTCGGCGGGGGTCGCGAGCCAGACCGATCCGCTTCCCGTGGTGCTGCGCATTACCGGTCCGGCGCGATCGGTCATGCAGAACGGCAAGGTTCTGACCACGCGGCTTCAGGGCTGCATCGTAAATGGCGCAGCGCGCGGCGATCTCTCGTCCGAGAAGGTTTACGTGAAGCTGGCGCGGATGACCTGCGACCAGCCCGGCGGGCGCGTCGCGGTGAGCGAGGTCAAAGGCTTCATCAGCTTTGCTGGAAAATCAGGCGTGCGTGGCCGTGTCGTCAGCCGCGAGGGCAGCCTTGTCAGCCAGGCTCTGCTTGCCGGGATTGTCGGCGGGTTCGGGCGCGGCTTTTCGGCGAACGCCAACAGCGTCTTCTCCGGCGTCACGACCAATGCCGATGGCACCCGCTCGAAGCTCTCTGCCGGCGACATCCTCGGCGGTGGGCTCGGCCAGGGCGCTGCGGATGCCGCCGATACGGTCAGCAAATATCTGATCGAGCGCGCCGAACAATACCAACCCGTCGTCGAGATGCCGACCGGCATCGATGTCGAGATCGTCTTCCTCGACGGCGTCTACGTGAGGAACTCCCAATGA
- the traC gene encoding type IV secretion system protein TraC, which translates to MAEKLKTIVDRLLTGLLGDAEHAEHDRPALMLDLLSDWLPYRVYDPASRLYFNARSKGFVLSVTPLIGADERTGEILGSFFSEGLPAGACLQVLHLASPRISRIVAPWFAPRYVQGGVYEAIARHRARRLYGLVWESGSQDAPFHARHHQVIVSVGVPAAKAVSNEDLKQTRDGLIAMLKSLNLGVAEVEPQQLIAIIDDLTSPTTAPQDDAVPYNPNDAIAAQAIRHDIELVIHEDRMRLVTERFRATGKIEDGVPEIGTVYPDAFDVRHFSSRNMPQRWAPWECARLIGDMFTDKLRFPCPAATMLCLVYPDQEAASAKAGFKFMRTTSLAGTRSARFLPRIGEQAAEWQHVQSELQEGRRLVRVFYGLTTYSPLGRGDRDERAIKSIYKAAGWDLADERYLQIQGLLAAMPMTLADGLGADMERLKRFKTVLSTTAANIAPMQGEYLGSVYPHLLFVGRRGQPFFWSPFENDAGNHNVAICGKSGSGKSVLLQEMCAALRGAGAQVVVIDDGRSFEHSVKLQGGRFVEFTMKAGFCLNPFSMIDGERAAEDEDYRLDCFGMVKAIVGQMARHSAKLNDTERGLIDRAVNMVWSERGVDASITGVGEALAGLGNEAASDLATALAPYMAGGTYGAFFEGQASLDLDTDFTVFEMSDLATREELRSVVLSAIMFMTSQAMTRSPRSVRKLLLIDEAWSMLKGGSMGEFVETYARTCRKYGGALATATQSLNDYYKSDGATAALENSDWMLILQQKPETIADFKASKRLDMDDRTETLIRSLKRSGSDYSEVFIKGPETEAIGRLVLDDYSATLFSSSPQTFAAIDAEIARGHQLADAIERIAFANRT; encoded by the coding sequence ATGGCCGAGAAACTCAAGACGATAGTCGACAGGCTCCTTACCGGGCTTCTGGGCGATGCCGAGCACGCCGAGCATGACCGGCCTGCCCTGATGCTCGACCTGCTGTCGGACTGGCTCCCGTACCGGGTCTATGATCCGGCGAGCCGGCTCTATTTCAACGCGCGCTCGAAAGGCTTTGTGCTTTCGGTAACCCCTCTGATCGGGGCCGACGAACGAACCGGCGAGATCCTCGGATCGTTCTTCTCCGAGGGGCTTCCGGCAGGCGCCTGCCTCCAGGTCCTGCATCTCGCATCTCCGCGCATCAGCCGGATCGTCGCACCCTGGTTTGCACCGCGCTACGTCCAGGGCGGCGTCTACGAGGCGATTGCCCGTCACCGCGCGCGTCGGCTCTATGGCCTTGTCTGGGAATCGGGCTCGCAGGACGCACCATTCCACGCCCGGCACCATCAGGTCATCGTTTCGGTCGGCGTGCCTGCGGCCAAGGCGGTCAGCAACGAGGATCTCAAGCAGACCCGCGACGGCCTTATTGCGATGCTGAAATCGCTCAACCTGGGCGTCGCCGAAGTCGAGCCGCAGCAACTGATCGCGATCATCGACGACCTGACCTCGCCGACCACCGCGCCGCAAGACGATGCAGTACCCTACAATCCTAACGACGCGATCGCGGCCCAGGCGATCCGGCACGATATCGAGCTCGTCATCCACGAAGACCGGATGCGGCTCGTCACCGAGCGGTTTCGTGCGACGGGCAAGATCGAGGACGGCGTTCCCGAGATCGGCACAGTCTACCCCGATGCGTTCGACGTGCGGCATTTTTCCTCGCGCAACATGCCCCAGCGTTGGGCGCCGTGGGAATGCGCGCGGCTCATCGGCGACATGTTTACCGACAAGCTGCGCTTCCCCTGCCCGGCGGCGACGATGCTGTGCCTCGTCTATCCCGACCAGGAAGCCGCTTCGGCCAAGGCCGGCTTCAAGTTCATGCGCACGACGAGCCTTGCCGGCACGCGCAGCGCGCGTTTTCTGCCCCGCATCGGCGAGCAGGCAGCCGAGTGGCAGCACGTGCAATCCGAGCTGCAGGAAGGCCGCCGTTTGGTGCGGGTCTTCTATGGTCTGACGACCTACTCCCCGCTCGGCCGCGGAGACCGCGACGAACGCGCGATCAAGTCGATCTACAAGGCGGCGGGCTGGGATCTTGCCGATGAGCGATACCTGCAGATCCAGGGGCTGCTAGCGGCCATGCCGATGACGCTGGCCGATGGGCTTGGCGCGGACATGGAGCGCCTCAAGCGCTTCAAGACTGTGCTGTCGACGACAGCGGCCAATATCGCTCCCATGCAGGGCGAGTATCTCGGCAGCGTCTATCCGCACCTGCTGTTCGTGGGCCGGCGTGGCCAGCCCTTCTTCTGGTCGCCGTTCGAGAACGATGCTGGCAACCACAATGTCGCGATCTGCGGCAAGTCGGGATCGGGCAAGTCAGTGCTGCTCCAGGAAATGTGCGCCGCGCTTCGCGGGGCTGGCGCGCAGGTCGTGGTCATCGACGACGGACGCAGCTTCGAGCATTCGGTGAAGCTGCAAGGCGGCCGGTTCGTCGAGTTCACGATGAAGGCGGGCTTCTGCCTCAATCCGTTCTCTATGATCGATGGCGAGCGCGCGGCCGAAGACGAGGATTACCGGCTCGACTGCTTCGGCATGGTCAAGGCGATCGTCGGCCAGATGGCGCGGCACAGCGCAAAGCTCAACGACACCGAGCGCGGCCTGATCGATCGAGCGGTCAACATGGTCTGGAGCGAACGGGGCGTCGATGCCTCGATCACCGGCGTCGGCGAAGCACTGGCGGGGCTCGGCAATGAAGCCGCGAGCGATCTCGCCACCGCGCTCGCACCTTATATGGCCGGCGGCACTTATGGCGCCTTCTTTGAAGGCCAAGCGAGCCTCGATCTCGACACCGACTTTACCGTCTTCGAGATGTCGGACCTTGCCACCCGCGAGGAACTGCGCAGCGTCGTACTCTCGGCGATCATGTTCATGACCAGCCAGGCCATGACCCGCAGCCCGCGCTCGGTGAGGAAGCTGCTGCTGATCGACGAGGCGTGGTCGATGCTCAAGGGCGGCTCGATGGGCGAGTTCGTCGAAACCTATGCCCGCACCTGCCGCAAATATGGCGGGGCGCTGGCAACCGCGACGCAGTCACTCAACGACTATTACAAGTCTGATGGGGCGACCGCTGCGCTGGAAAACAGCGACTGGATGCTGATCCTCCAGCAGAAGCCCGAGACGATCGCCGATTTCAAGGCGTCAAAACGCCTCGACATGGACGACCGCACCGAGACCCTGATCCGCAGCTTGAAGCGTTCGGGCAGCGACTATTCGGAAGTCTTCATCAAAGGCCCGGAAACCGAAGCCATCGGCCGGCTCGTGCTCGACGACTATTCGGCGACGCTGTTCTCAAGCTCGCCCCAGACCTTTGCCGCCATCGATGCCGAAATCGCGCGCGGCCATCAGCTTGCAGACGCGATCGAACGGATCGCCTTTGCCAATCGAACCTGA
- the traW gene encoding type-F conjugative transfer system protein TraW, giving the protein MAAPASARDYGQQGTVWSVIEPDLLEQIHARLTHLEKTGETAKLNEELKRRTIARVNRPEPVAGIKAAAAARSWRFDPTISVERDIADDKGRVIVAAGTRVNPLDTVPLRVPLVFLDGDDPEQLAWATRRYASTKAKLILVRGAPLELMKARQRRFYFDQGGSLVKHFGIRAVPATVEQQGRVLIITEQPVRSKERASS; this is encoded by the coding sequence ATGGCCGCGCCGGCAAGCGCCCGCGACTACGGCCAGCAAGGCACGGTCTGGTCCGTGATCGAGCCTGACCTGCTCGAGCAAATCCATGCGCGTCTCACCCATCTCGAGAAGACCGGCGAGACGGCCAAGCTCAACGAGGAGCTGAAGCGGCGCACGATCGCCCGCGTCAACCGCCCTGAGCCGGTCGCGGGGATCAAAGCCGCGGCGGCGGCGCGTAGCTGGCGGTTTGATCCGACGATCAGCGTGGAGCGCGACATTGCCGACGACAAGGGCCGGGTGATCGTCGCCGCCGGAACTCGGGTTAATCCGCTCGACACCGTACCGCTGCGTGTGCCGCTGGTCTTCCTCGACGGGGATGACCCCGAGCAGCTTGCCTGGGCAACCCGGCGCTATGCCAGCACCAAGGCCAAACTCATCCTCGTACGCGGCGCGCCGCTTGAACTGATGAAGGCCCGCCAGCGCCGTTTTTATTTCGACCAGGGCGGCAGCCTCGTGAAGCATTTCGGCATCCGCGCCGTGCCCGCAACCGTCGAGCAGCAGGGCCGCGTGCTCATCATCACCGAGCAGCCGGTTCGATCCAAGGAGCGCGCATCGTCATGA
- a CDS encoding conjugal transfer protein TraN: MKRLLLPLLCLACACLPTSVSAQTTTDAAKADGKAFGRDQAAAAQSAATTAPDANRIPNFGGVPNQSGYFDDPDRMAREAASQATANTGYRTMRDSMDRRAQFAPQDLDAVVARSNVISDDPLSYTSGMSISGSQGRCVPLPPGTGTAARYMATCNVGYTATQETRSCPVTLNATIEQRQVYGYYCVGGSGVDPASIYNCNRYPALQCTVTQSYPINLCDPYLGIYWGCNSGDLRVDLVSCTAPVDGATPYSVTGENVVATSRDESQCAGLAADNSCQQDTETCTDSDPVTRIVDGIAVTQPCWAWSRSYTCAQFTEAQDCQTLESTPGCSLVREDCLSGEPCRTWERVYDCPVPDQPADTSQFICDGDVYCIDGSCETIEREANDEFKDAVVALNAMDQARREFDPDTLTLFKGTRNTCSSKVFGVLNCCKGKGFPLIPGIQLLVALGCSREEMLLHQRDVQGLCAYVGTYCSDSFLGVCLTKKKVYCCFESKLSRILQEQGRQQLNKPWGKPKTEQCLGFTIDEFSRLDLSKMDFSEVYAEFTDAARLPDELQAATEIQQKIEDYYARASQ; the protein is encoded by the coding sequence ATGAAGCGGCTTCTCCTTCCCCTTCTATGCCTCGCCTGTGCCTGTCTGCCGACAAGCGTCTCGGCCCAAACCACGACCGATGCCGCCAAGGCGGACGGCAAGGCGTTCGGGCGCGACCAGGCGGCCGCAGCGCAGAGCGCGGCGACAACCGCCCCGGATGCAAACCGCATTCCCAATTTCGGGGGTGTGCCGAACCAGTCGGGCTATTTCGACGATCCCGACCGGATGGCGCGTGAAGCCGCGAGCCAGGCAACGGCGAACACTGGCTACCGGACCATGCGCGATTCCATGGATCGCCGCGCGCAGTTCGCGCCCCAGGACCTCGACGCGGTTGTCGCGCGCAGCAATGTCATCAGCGACGATCCGCTCTCCTACACGAGCGGCATGAGCATCAGCGGGAGCCAGGGCCGCTGCGTCCCCCTGCCTCCGGGAACCGGCACCGCAGCGCGCTACATGGCGACCTGCAACGTCGGCTACACCGCGACCCAGGAGACCAGATCCTGCCCGGTGACGCTGAATGCCACGATCGAGCAGCGGCAGGTCTATGGCTACTACTGCGTCGGCGGGAGTGGCGTCGATCCGGCATCGATCTACAATTGCAATCGCTACCCGGCGCTGCAGTGCACGGTCACGCAGTCCTATCCGATCAATCTGTGCGATCCCTATCTCGGTATCTACTGGGGCTGTAACTCGGGCGACCTGCGCGTCGATCTGGTGAGCTGCACCGCGCCGGTCGATGGCGCGACGCCCTACAGCGTGACCGGCGAGAATGTCGTCGCGACGAGCCGCGATGAAAGCCAGTGCGCGGGTCTTGCTGCAGACAATTCATGTCAGCAGGACACCGAGACCTGCACCGACAGCGATCCTGTCACCCGGATCGTCGACGGCATTGCGGTCACTCAGCCCTGCTGGGCGTGGTCGCGCAGCTATACCTGCGCCCAATTTACCGAAGCCCAGGACTGCCAGACGCTGGAAAGCACGCCCGGCTGCTCGCTGGTGCGCGAAGACTGCCTTTCGGGGGAGCCCTGCCGAACCTGGGAGCGGGTCTACGACTGCCCTGTCCCGGACCAGCCTGCTGATACCAGCCAGTTCATCTGCGACGGCGACGTCTATTGCATCGATGGCTCGTGCGAGACGATCGAGCGCGAGGCCAATGACGAGTTTAAGGACGCGGTTGTCGCGCTCAACGCGATGGACCAGGCACGGCGCGAGTTCGATCCCGACACGCTCACTTTGTTCAAGGGTACGCGCAACACCTGCTCGTCCAAGGTCTTCGGCGTGCTCAATTGCTGCAAGGGCAAGGGTTTCCCGCTCATTCCGGGTATCCAGCTGCTTGTCGCTCTCGGCTGCAGCCGCGAGGAAATGCTGCTTCACCAGCGTGATGTGCAGGGCCTGTGCGCCTATGTCGGGACCTATTGCTCGGACAGCTTCCTAGGCGTCTGCCTGACCAAGAAGAAGGTCTATTGCTGCTTTGAATCCAAGCTTTCGCGGATCCTGCAGGAACAGGGGCGCCAGCAGCTGAACAAGCCCTGGGGCAAGCCAAAGACCGAGCAGTGCCTTGGCTTTACCATCGACGAGTTTTCGCGGCTCGATCTCTCGAAGATGGATTTCAGCGAGGTCTATGCCGAATTCACCGATGCCGCGCGCCTGCCAGATGAGCTCCAGGCCGCCACCGAAATCCAGCAGAAAATCGAGGACTATTATGCCCGCGCCAGCCAGTAA
- a CDS encoding DsbC family protein, whose product MTPATNDPTPTKPRRWLRPVATVAAVVALSAATGWGVASLASPAQAPDTAKVRDALKLRLPKTPIDAITCDGLGGLCEVASKSTLFYVDRAARYLVIGRIYDMEARQDLTAARLLALNPDLLAAGAARRSNAGEESQPAPRATLQKVSLAGLPANGAITWGPVNGPKVVVFSDFHCGYCKKLEAELKAIGARVEERPISIFGVDSRRDAERVLCSPRPEVSLHMAYSGLALANPKPCDTSGLDANEAFAKAHGFNGTPVIVRPSDGAILEGYRPASVLREFLKPAKAAAIAPAEKG is encoded by the coding sequence ATGACCCCCGCCACAAACGATCCAACCCCCACCAAGCCGCGGCGCTGGCTGCGACCGGTGGCGACCGTTGCTGCCGTCGTCGCCCTGTCAGCCGCAACGGGTTGGGGAGTGGCCAGCCTCGCTTCCCCGGCCCAGGCTCCCGACACGGCAAAAGTGCGCGACGCGCTCAAGCTGCGCCTCCCGAAGACGCCGATCGACGCCATCACCTGCGATGGCCTTGGCGGCCTGTGCGAAGTCGCCTCGAAATCGACGCTGTTCTACGTCGATCGCGCGGCGAGGTATCTGGTGATCGGGCGCATCTACGACATGGAGGCGCGGCAAGACCTGACGGCAGCCCGTCTCCTCGCACTCAACCCAGACTTGCTGGCTGCTGGTGCTGCACGGCGGAGCAATGCCGGCGAAGAAAGCCAGCCCGCCCCGCGCGCCACCCTGCAGAAGGTATCGCTCGCCGGCCTGCCCGCGAACGGCGCGATCACCTGGGGACCGGTGAACGGCCCCAAGGTCGTCGTCTTCTCCGATTTCCACTGCGGGTACTGCAAGAAGCTCGAAGCCGAACTGAAGGCGATCGGTGCGCGCGTTGAGGAGCGGCCCATTTCGATCTTCGGGGTCGACAGCCGCCGCGATGCCGAACGGGTGCTGTGCTCGCCGCGCCCCGAGGTCTCCCTCCACATGGCCTATTCGGGCCTCGCCCTCGCCAATCCGAAGCCGTGTGACACGAGCGGGCTCGATGCCAACGAGGCCTTTGCCAAGGCCCATGGCTTCAACGGAACGCCGGTGATCGTGCGCCCGTCCGACGGCGCGATCCTTGAAGGGTATCGCCCGGCTTCCGTGCTCCGCGAATTCCTCAAGCCCGCAAAAGCGGCCGCCATCGCTCCGGCCGAGAAAGGATAG